One Paenisporosarcina sp. FSL H8-0542 genomic region harbors:
- the opp4A gene encoding oligopeptide ABC transporter substrate-binding protein, producing the protein MKKSSLLLLCLMLVLSAFLAACTGKDKGSEKDPEKDNEEAGEDENKIDLAFPTKVSAEGEAVKDGSLNYGLISDTPFEGTLNYVFYSGNPDSEVLQFFDESLLAINGDYEITNDGPATFEISEDKKSITVKIKDNVNWHDGEPVKADDLLYAYELLGHPDYTEARYSGLVPMVVGMEEYHTGKAKTISGIEVKDEKTIKITFTQASPSLTTGFWAYPVPRHYLGDMTIAEILESDKIRTTPIGYGPFKVKKIIPGESVEFERNEDYWRGVPALKSIVLKVVSPSVAVKAMQNGDLDIASLPADQYLSAKELQNTELLGQIDLAYSYIGFNLGKWDAKKGENIMGNPKLENKQLRQAMAVALNNKPVGEKMYHGLRFPATTLIPPSFPSYHDFDAKAIEYNPEKAKELLAEAGYKDTNDDGFVEDPEGKEFKLNFASMSGSDVAEPLAQHYIQNWADVGIKVELLEGKLHEFNSFYERVEANDPKIDIFAAAWGTGSDVDPEGLYGRKALFNYTRWTNEKNDELLAKGISEDAFDVEYRQGVYKEWQALMNEELPVIPTLFRYSITSTNKRVLNYDIAAGMTFWDEVAISANAPVK; encoded by the coding sequence ATGAAGAAAAGTTCACTGTTGTTACTTTGTTTGATGCTTGTACTAAGCGCCTTTTTAGCAGCTTGTACTGGTAAAGACAAAGGTAGCGAGAAAGATCCAGAGAAAGATAATGAAGAAGCAGGGGAAGATGAAAACAAAATTGATTTAGCTTTCCCGACAAAAGTTTCTGCTGAAGGTGAAGCAGTTAAAGATGGTTCATTAAACTATGGTTTGATTTCAGATACACCATTTGAAGGTACTTTGAACTATGTATTCTATTCAGGTAACCCTGATTCTGAAGTTCTTCAATTCTTTGATGAAAGCTTACTTGCAATTAATGGTGACTACGAAATTACAAATGACGGTCCTGCTACATTTGAAATATCAGAAGACAAAAAATCTATTACTGTAAAAATCAAAGACAATGTAAACTGGCATGATGGTGAGCCAGTTAAAGCAGACGACTTATTATATGCTTATGAATTACTTGGTCATCCAGACTATACTGAAGCTCGTTACTCAGGTTTAGTTCCTATGGTAGTTGGTATGGAAGAATACCATACTGGTAAAGCTAAAACGATTTCTGGTATCGAAGTAAAAGACGAAAAAACAATTAAAATCACTTTCACGCAAGCTAGTCCTTCTTTAACAACTGGATTCTGGGCTTACCCAGTACCACGTCACTACTTGGGTGACATGACAATTGCAGAAATACTTGAATCTGACAAGATTCGTACAACTCCAATTGGTTACGGACCTTTCAAAGTTAAGAAAATCATTCCAGGTGAATCTGTTGAATTCGAACGCAACGAAGATTACTGGAGAGGCGTTCCTGCGCTTAAATCTATCGTACTTAAAGTTGTAAGCCCAAGTGTTGCTGTTAAAGCAATGCAAAATGGCGACCTTGATATTGCAAGCTTACCTGCTGACCAATATTTATCAGCAAAAGAACTTCAAAATACTGAATTACTTGGTCAAATTGACTTAGCTTATTCTTACATTGGTTTCAACCTTGGTAAATGGGATGCTAAAAAAGGCGAAAACATTATGGGCAACCCGAAATTAGAAAACAAACAATTACGTCAAGCAATGGCTGTAGCTCTTAACAACAAGCCAGTTGGCGAAAAAATGTACCATGGTTTACGTTTCCCGGCTACTACATTAATTCCACCATCTTTCCCTAGTTACCATGATTTCGATGCAAAAGCTATCGAGTACAACCCAGAGAAAGCAAAAGAATTGTTAGCTGAAGCTGGCTACAAAGATACAAATGATGATGGTTTTGTTGAAGATCCTGAAGGTAAAGAATTCAAATTAAACTTTGCATCAATGTCAGGTTCTGATGTAGCTGAGCCATTAGCTCAACACTACATTCAAAACTGGGCTGATGTAGGTATTAAAGTTGAATTGTTAGAAGGCAAATTACACGAGTTCAACTCATTCTACGAGCGCGTGGAAGCAAATGATCCAAAAATTGATATCTTTGCTGCAGCATGGGGTACAGGATCAGACGTGGATCCAGAAGGATTATACGGTCGTAAAGCATTGTTCAACTACACTCGTTGGACAAACGAAAAAAATGACGAGTTACTTGCAAAGGGTATATCTGAAGATGCATTCGATGTTGAATACCGTCAAGGCGTCTACAAAGAATGGCAAGCACTTATGAACGAAGAGCTTCCTGTAATTCCTACATTGTTCCGTTACAGCATAACATCTACTAACAAGCGAGTTCTTAACTATGATATCGCTGCTGGAATGACTTTCTGGGATGAAGTTGCAATATCTGCTAACGCACCAGTAAAATAA
- the opp4B gene encoding oligopeptide ABC transporter permease — protein sequence MLKFIFRRTLIMIPQIFILSVLIFLLAKAMPGDALTGKLGAGDVDPERIVELREKAGLNDPWHVQYTRWIGNAVQGDFGKSAVYQQKVTNLIGDRVGNTLLLSASILIVSYLIAIPLGIIAGRWTDSWADKIIVWYNYLSFATPLFVFALILLFIFGFVLQWFPIGGSVDIRADKGTFEYVLSKAEHLVLPTMAGALLATFGTIQYLRNEIIDTKIKDFVKTARAKGVPERKVYTQHILRNSLLPIAAFLGYEITGLIGGSIFLESIFSYPGLGQLFLSSISSRDFSVVTILVLISGIAAIVGTMLSDIILSWVDPRIRID from the coding sequence ATGTTAAAGTTTATTTTTCGCCGGACATTGATTATGATTCCTCAAATATTCATACTCAGTGTTTTAATCTTTCTTTTAGCAAAAGCAATGCCTGGGGACGCATTGACTGGAAAACTCGGTGCAGGGGATGTTGATCCGGAACGAATTGTGGAACTGCGTGAAAAAGCTGGCCTTAATGATCCATGGCATGTTCAATATACCCGATGGATTGGTAATGCCGTCCAAGGTGATTTTGGTAAATCAGCGGTCTACCAACAAAAGGTAACAAACTTGATCGGTGACCGAGTGGGTAATACCCTCTTGTTATCCGCAAGTATTTTAATTGTCAGTTACTTAATTGCCATTCCACTCGGAATTATAGCCGGTAGGTGGACAGATTCGTGGGCGGACAAAATTATTGTCTGGTATAACTATTTGTCGTTTGCCACACCATTATTCGTATTTGCCTTAATCTTATTGTTTATCTTTGGCTTTGTACTCCAGTGGTTCCCAATAGGTGGTTCGGTCGACATTAGGGCTGATAAAGGAACTTTCGAATATGTCTTAAGTAAGGCAGAGCATTTAGTGTTACCAACAATGGCTGGTGCATTACTCGCTACATTCGGTACAATCCAGTACTTAAGAAATGAAATCATTGATACAAAAATTAAAGACTTCGTCAAAACTGCACGTGCAAAAGGTGTACCAGAACGTAAAGTTTATACGCAGCACATATTACGCAACTCATTATTACCGATTGCTGCTTTTCTAGGCTATGAAATTACTGGATTAATAGGCGGCTCCATATTCTTAGAATCAATCTTCAGTTACCCAGGATTGGGCCAACTCTTTTTATCATCAATCAGTTCACGAGATTTTAGTGTCGTAACAATCCTAGTATTAATATCAGGTATTGCTGCAATTGTCGGCACCATGCTATCCGATATTATTCTAAGCTGGGTGGACCCAAGAATTCGCATCGATTGA
- the trpS gene encoding tryptophan--tRNA ligase, producing MKKIFSGVQPTGTVTLGNYIGAFRQFTTLQDEYECIFCIVDQHAITVAQDRLELRKNIRSLAALYLAVGIDPKKAILFIQSEVPAHAQAGWMMQCISYIGELERMTQFKDKSSGKDGVSASLLTYPPLMAADILLYQTDIVPVGDDQKQHVELTRDLAERFNKRYNDVLTIPDIRLPKNGARIKALQDPLKKMSKSDPNKKSTISLLDTPKEIEKKVKSAVTDSEGIVAFDVEKKPGVSNLLTIEAALTGETIEALVEKYAGVGYGDFKASVANAIIDHITPIQERYEALLNSDELDGILDDGAQRAQAAASKTLKKMENAMGLGRKR from the coding sequence ATGAAGAAAATTTTTTCAGGCGTACAGCCAACAGGAACGGTCACACTCGGTAATTACATCGGTGCTTTCCGTCAATTCACTACCTTGCAAGACGAGTATGAATGTATTTTTTGTATCGTGGATCAGCACGCAATTACGGTTGCACAAGATCGACTAGAACTTCGTAAAAATATCCGATCACTTGCAGCGCTCTATTTGGCAGTCGGTATCGATCCAAAGAAAGCCATTCTATTCATCCAGTCGGAAGTTCCTGCACATGCTCAGGCGGGATGGATGATGCAATGTATCTCTTATATCGGTGAACTTGAGCGCATGACTCAGTTTAAAGATAAGTCTTCGGGGAAAGACGGCGTATCTGCCTCTCTTCTCACTTATCCACCACTTATGGCAGCAGATATCCTGCTTTATCAGACCGATATCGTGCCTGTAGGTGATGATCAAAAGCAACATGTGGAATTAACACGTGATCTGGCTGAGCGTTTCAACAAAAGATATAATGACGTTTTGACGATTCCAGATATTCGCTTACCTAAAAATGGAGCACGTATCAAGGCTCTACAGGATCCTTTGAAAAAGATGAGTAAATCTGATCCAAATAAAAAATCGACGATTTCTCTATTGGATACACCAAAAGAAATTGAGAAAAAGGTCAAAAGCGCAGTAACTGATTCAGAAGGCATTGTTGCTTTTGATGTAGAGAAAAAACCGGGCGTTTCCAATCTGTTGACGATTGAAGCTGCGTTGACCGGTGAAACAATCGAAGCATTGGTTGAAAAATATGCTGGTGTTGGATACGGTGATTTCAAAGCTTCTGTTGCGAATGCTATTATTGATCACATTACACCTATTCAGGAACGCTACGAAGCGCTGTTAAATTCGGATGAGTTAGATGGTATCTTGGATGATGGTGCGCAAAGAGCACAGGCTGCAGCTTCTAAAACACTCAAAAAAATGGAGAACGCGATGGGCTTGGGTAGAAAACGATAA